The genomic stretch TAATGCAATTCCGCTTCCTGAAGCTTTTGCGGAATTACCTATAACGTGTACGAAATTTCCGCCGTCAATATTGTAGTAACCTGCTACAAACGAGTTGTTGTATGACATTGAATTGCCGTACCCGCAACAAAAACCATAAGCCTCACCGCCGTTTACGTTATTGTAGCCAAATGATGCACTGTAATAACCGGCAACATTGTTATAACCTGCAGCAAAAGAACCATCACCGGCACCTCGGCAGTTATATCCGAATGCTGCGCTGTAAATTCCTCTCTTGTTGTTATTCCAGTTATCGTTAGTTATATAACCTGCTCTGAAAGCTCCTTTTGATTTATCGAATAGACATTTGTATTCATTTCCTGATGCCCATTCAGTATTGCCGTCTCCGAAGTGGAAATCTTCATTGATATTCATTCTCACAACATTATCCGTTGTTACGGAAAAGAGTCCGTTACTTCCGTTATCTGTTATTTCAGCTTTTGAATCTCCGACTTCGATTTTAGTTCCCGAAGGAATAGAGACAGTTTTAAAAGTTCCGTCATCAGCTAAATATTTACTTCCGTCACCTGAGTTTGAAGGAATAATATATCCTGAAGCAACCTGTATAGTTTTTGTTTCAGAAACATATTGCAAAGGAGCAACAGCAGATGCAACTCCTGAATCACCGGTATCACCTTTATCGCCTTTATCTCCTTTTATTCCTTGAATTCCCTGTTCACCGGTATCGCCTTTTTGCCCCTGCAAACCGTCATTGCCGGGAATACCTTGAATCCCTTGCAATCCTTGTTCTCCGATATCACCTTTGTCTCCTTTAAATCCCTGCTCACCTTGAATACCTTGCAGTCCCTGTTCTCCGGTGTCCCCCTTTTCGCCTTTTATACCCTGAATGCCCTGTTCTCCCTGCAAGCCGATAACCCCCTGCGGTCCTTGAACGCCGGACTTCAGGTATGCTTTTAATTGTTTTCCTTTTGATATTTTTACAGAGATGTTTTGCATTTAAACCTCTTTAACTGTTGAAGTTATGATAAAAGGCGAAGGCGAAATCAAATGTTTTCTGTCCCCTGCGGGAAAAACTATTACTAAATCATATAAATACCTGCCGATGGGCAAATCAGTATCTGAGGATAATATATCCAGTCTTGATTTTCCGTTAATAGAATCTGTATGTGCAGTTATCTCTTGAAAAATAAGTGCTTCGGCATCAGATTCGGATGATGATTTCTTGACAGTGAAATAAATTACAGCTCCTGTGATATCAACTGGTGAGTCTGTATCTTCATTAACGACTTCTATTTCAAGATAATCTGTGTCGCCTCTTGCTATTTGCCAATCAAAATCAGACATTATTTAACACCTCCTGAATTATCGGGAGTTCTTCCTGAGATTGAGCGTTTGCAATTTGTGCAAGCAGGGTTGCTCTTGCAACTTCCATTTGAGCTTTGTAATTCACGATTTCCAGATATGCCTGTCTTGATTGCCCGACTGTCATCTGCTGAGTTGCTCCGTAAAAATCTATCAACGGAAACGGCAATGTGTCAGTATCCTGCAGGGAAGTCGTTGCAATCATTGCACCGATATAGTTAAGCTGGTCATCAGGCTTGATATGCATTTTAATGCCGATAGTTGAATCAAGACCGTTTAAGAAAGCATTTATATAACCGGATTCAACTTCTGAAAATTTTTCACGTTTTAATTTTTCCAAATCAATGGTTTTTTCAACAACATTTTCTTCAATAACTTCAATATCTTTGCCGTATAATTCAGCAGGGACTTCAATCCAATCGGGGTAATAATCAGCTCCGATTAAATTTTCAAGTGTAGGTTGCACAGGAATATCTTTAATTCTGTTATCTTTTTTATTTATAATTTTGTAATTCATTAAAAATGTGCCTCCACGATTATTTCTAAATCCCAATTTGTGTAGGTTGGCTGCATATTGTCTCTGCCTGGAGAAATTACAATTAATCCGGAGCTTCCGGTATTTCCCGTGACAAAATCAAAACTGTTTTTGCCGGTTATAATGCAAGGGAATTCTTCGCTTGCTGAAACTGTTCTAGCCAGAGGAATAACTTTCTGTCCCACAATAAAAATGCTTTCAGCGATTTTGCAAACTAACTTTAAGCTGATTCTAATATTATCCGTGCCCAAATTATGATTTATCGCAGTGGTTGTATTGCATTGAGGACAAGGTATTTTAGTATAAAATCTTCTGTTAAAGGCTTGCGTTATCGGTGTACCCAGAACTCCGGTAGTTTTTATTGCTGCTGCTGCTTTTAAAAATTGTTTGTCAGTTAATAATCCCGAGATTTGTTTTAACGCTTTATACGGTATTACACTAATATCCAGACCATAATCGCCGTCATTGCCAAGAGGAATAGTATAATCTTGCGTAATATTTCCTCCGCTGTAGCTGACCGGATACCAAAAATTAATATTATTCAGCCAAGTGTTATATTGGCTGTAACCGCCGACTAAATTGATGTTTGGCTGAAAGTAGTAATACAGAAAATTTGTTGTATTTATAATTTCTGTGATGCCGTTAGACGGAACCGATCCGAGTGAAGTCCAGCTTGTGCCGTTGTTAGAACCAAAAATACTGACTATAGAGTTACCGCCGAGTCCAAAGTTTCCCGGACCTTCAACCTGAACTTTATTTATAGCGATTGCGCCGATATTTGATTTGACTACAAATCCATAAGTGGGATTTGTTCCTTCAGGGAAAGTAACAGAGGTTCCTGCATTTCTGTCCATCAAGTAATATGCTGTCGTAACGCCAATATCTGCATACGGAGTGCCGGAATTAAAATTACATACCCAGCAATCAAAACCCTGTCCTGAATTAGAAGTCATTGTAGGAGATGCTTCATTTGATGAATATGCCGTTTTAACGCCTGTGGCTATTGCAGAATAAGTGCCGTTTGATAATTTAGTTAAATTATTTTCTTCAATGATAAATGTATAAGGACCGTCATTTGTTAAACCTGTAACATTACCGATTTGCGATATTTCATAGATTTTTCCGTTCGGGAAAGTTGCTACAAGATTTGGAGCAACATAAGTCAAACTGCCGTCAAATACTGTATTGTTGCCGATAACAAATTTCGTTCCCGACATATCAATATTGCCGGCTAAATAGTTTGCAGAAGCATTTGATGCGCCTAAAATTAATTGAGTAATATTTGCAGTAACAACAGTATTAGTTGTCACTGTAAGTTCGTTTGTCCAGCTGATTCCGTCTGTTGACCAGTCAACTTTATGTGCTGTGCCTGTAAAGTAAAGCTTGATGTAATAATATCCTGTAGTATTCCAATCTGCTTTTACTCCAATACCGACACCGTTTGTTGCTCCGTTTACAATATCAAAAGCCGTTAAATTTGAAGATAAATATAAGGCAAGTTTATTTGCTGCGGTTCTATCGAGTTTTATAGTAAAGTTACCGCCTCCGCAAATCAGCGTGTATAAAGCAGTGATAGTGTTCCATTTGACTTTTTTAATTATGCTCCAGCTTCCTGTACCGAGTGTATTTACTTTCGGGAAGTATAAATACTGATTCGTGCCGTTTAAGGTGTAAATATTACTTAAATAAGTCGGTGTGCCATATCTTTGAACATAACCGTAGAAATAATCTGAATAATATTCAGTAGTTCCGACTGCAAAAGAAACGCTCGACTCATCAACTTTTTTTATAATATTGCCTTTACCAAAAGCATCTCTATTTCCTGAATTAACAGAATATGGAACATAGAGATCAGGTCTGATGGCGGAGAATTTTGCATCAATTTCGGTTTCTGTATAATATCTGTCATCATGCAAGTGTGAAATATCGGATTTTTGAGCAAATATACTCGCATGAGCATTCGGGTCAGTAATATGGTCTGATAAATCTCCGTTTATTTGCTCAGAAGTTTGAGTAATCTGCTCTGTTACAAAAACCTGAGTTGCAATAATCTGACTTGAAGCTGTTAAAACCGCTTGAGTTAAAGGATTTGTATAAATAATTTTTGGAGTAAAAGTCAGGGGCTGATAAAGTCCTGATTCAAGAGCGAATTTGTCTTGTGCAGGAAGTTTACAAATCAGAATTAAATTATTATTGTTGTCAAAAAGTCCGAGTTCTCTTACTGTAAAACCACCTACATCAACAGGGATGCAGCATTTATACAAGACTTCATTTTGTGCAGCAGGATTAACTAATATTTGACTTAGCGAACCTTCTGTAAAATATCCTGTGTATCTTGAATTCACAAGGTTTGTTTGTGTTTCAAGAGGTGTATAATATTGCCCGTTTGAATCTCCCACTTTAAAGTGGGAAATATTAAGCGGAGTTACTCCTGCTTCAGCGAGTGCTTTTTTTTGCTGTCCGATTATTGTTAAAATATTTTGAAAAATCATAGAATACTTACCTCGTTTTCCGCATTAAGATAAGTCAGCCAATTGGGGCTGCAATTGAATTTCGCTTCTATATTTAAT from bacterium encodes the following:
- a CDS encoding phage tail protein, with protein sequence MIFQNILTIIGQQKKALAEAGVTPLNISHFKVGDSNGQYYTPLETQTNLVNSRYTGYFTEGSLSQILVNPAAQNEVLYKCCIPVDVGGFTVRELGLFDNNNNLILICKLPAQDKFALESGLYQPLTFTPKIIYTNPLTQAVLTASSQIIATQVFVTEQITQTSEQINGDLSDHITDPNAHASIFAQKSDISHLHDDRYYTETEIDAKFSAIRPDLYVPYSVNSGNRDAFGKGNIIKKVDESSVSFAVGTTEYYSDYFYGYVQRYGTPTYLSNIYTLNGTNQYLYFPKVNTLGTGSWSIIKKVKWNTITALYTLICGGGNFTIKLDRTAANKLALYLSSNLTAFDIVNGATNGVGIGVKADWNTTGYYYIKLYFTGTAHKVDWSTDGISWTNELTVTTNTVVTANITQLILGASNASANYLAGNIDMSGTKFVIGNNTVFDGSLTYVAPNLVATFPNGKIYEISQIGNVTGLTNDGPYTFIIEENNLTKLSNGTYSAIATGVKTAYSSNEASPTMTSNSGQGFDCWVCNFNSGTPYADIGVTTAYYLMDRNAGTSVTFPEGTNPTYGFVVKSNIGAIAINKVQVEGPGNFGLGGNSIVSIFGSNNGTSWTSLGSVPSNGITEIINTTNFLYYYFQPNINLVGGYSQYNTWLNNINFWYPVSYSGGNITQDYTIPLGNDGDYGLDISVIPYKALKQISGLLTDKQFLKAAAAIKTTGVLGTPITQAFNRRFYTKIPCPQCNTTTAINHNLGTDNIRISLKLVCKIAESIFIVGQKVIPLARTVSASEEFPCIITGKNSFDFVTGNTGSSGLIVISPGRDNMQPTYTNWDLEIIVEAHF